One Sphingomonas endolithica genomic window, TGGCGGGGTTTTTAATGTCTGGGCCAGACGGTTTTGGATGCACGACATTGGAACGGCCCGTCACCTTCCCGTTCGTGTCGAGCGCAGTCGAGACACTTCGCGCTTGGGAAGGTGTCTCGACTGCGCTCGACACGAACGGTCAGGGTTGGTTCGTCACGCTTGAACCAGGGTTCTGTTTCCGCCGGCTTCAAGAAGCGGGACCCCGGCTCAAGGCCGGGGGACGGTGGTCGGGCCTTAGCGGGCGCGGGCGCCGCCGAAGGGCAGGGGTGGCGGCGGGCGGCGGTCGCGGCGTGGCAGCTGTGCCTGATAGGCGTGGCCGCAATGCGCCACGCAATAGGGGAAGCCAGGGTTCACCTTGTCGCCGCAGAAGTGAAAGTCGGGCTCGCCGGGATGGCCGAGCGGCCATTTGCAAACCTTGTCGTTGAGATCGAGCAGGCTGGTCTTGTCGGCCATCTCGGCCGAGGGCTTGGCCGGGACCAGGCGCCGCGGCGGGGCAGGGGTGATCGGTGCCTGCTGCTCGCCGGGCGCCTGACGCAGGAAGCCGCCGGGGCCGACCGAGCGCATGACCGGCTGTGCGGGGGCGGCAGGTGCTGCCGCCACGACCTCGTCGATCTCGTCTTCGTCTTCATCCTCGTCGTCGATATCGGCGACCGGCGCCGGCGTGGGCGCCGCGACCTGCTCGACAGGGCGTGGTGCGACAGGCTCGCGGACGGGGGCGGCCGCAACCTCGACCGGTGCGACGGGCTCGGGCGCTGCGACCTTCTCGACTGCGGGTTCGTTCGGCTTGACCGGCGACGGGCGCGACTGCAGCCCCAGACGGTGCGCCTTGCCGATCACGGCATTACGGCTGACGCCGCCCAGTTCCTCGGCGATCTGGCTGGCGGTGCTGCCGCCTTCCCACATCTTCCTCAGCGTATCGATACGCTCGTCGGTCCAGCTCATTCGTTATCCCATTCTCTACTGCCGGGTTGCGGCCAGCGCGTCCACGCTTTAGCGCGTCAGCCATGACCAGCCAGCCCCCAATCGGCCAAATTCCAGACACCGCCCACGGGACGGTGATGAACGCCCCCGGCGTGCCCGTAATCCGGAACGTCAATTGGGGCGGTCTTCGCACGCTCTATATCAAGGAGGTGCGGCGTTTCTTCAAGGTGCAGCTGCAAACCATCTGGGCGCCGGCGATCCAGACCCTATTGTACCTGATCGTCTTCACGGTCGCGATGGGCGGAC contains:
- a CDS encoding GcrA family cell cycle regulator, which gives rise to MSWTDERIDTLRKMWEGGSTASQIAEELGGVSRNAVIGKAHRLGLQSRPSPVKPNEPAVEKVAAPEPVAPVEVAAAPVREPVAPRPVEQVAAPTPAPVADIDDEDEDEDEIDEVVAAAPAAPAQPVMRSVGPGGFLRQAPGEQQAPITPAPPRRLVPAKPSAEMADKTSLLDLNDKVCKWPLGHPGEPDFHFCGDKVNPGFPYCVAHCGHAYQAQLPRRDRRPPPPLPFGGARAR